DNA from Lentibacillus amyloliquefaciens:
ATATGAAAAAAGCAAGTACATTTATTAAAAACAATACAAACTGCGCGCGAAAAAATTTATTGAGAATGAGTGAAAGCGTCACTAATACCCATGCATAAAATGAAAGACCATCATATAACGTTAAAACCGGAAAATTCTTCTCAACAAATACTTGCTGTAATAAAAAAACGGTTTGCAGAAACCAAACCATACTAAGTAACCAGAAGGCTGCTCGGTTTGCCTTCCGGTTTTGCTGTATAAAATCTATAAAGTAGCCCACAAGACTCAATCCGTAAATGGTCAATATGATTTCGTAAAGCCATTTTGCTTCATTCATAGCAAAGACCCTTTCTTATTGTGCCGGGACGTTTTTGACAACAGGCGCGGATACTTTGCCTTCTGTTTCTTTAGCTGAATGATGCGTTTTTGCTTGCCGCTGACGTTCTTCTTGAACAATCTCTTCTATACCAAAAATATCGATGAATTGCTGCAGTGCTTCTTCTTTATTATCGTTGCCAGCCAATTCTTTCGCTTCTGTAATAGGCTGTTTCAGAAGCTGATTAACAATACTTTTCGTATGTTTATTCAGAACTTTTTTCTCACGTGCTGTCAGGTCAGGCATTTTACGTTCAATGCTTTTCATTGTCTCTCCTTGGATAGTCAATGCTTTTTTGCGGAGCGCCGAGATTACAGGGACAACACCGAGTGTCTGCACCCAATCATTGAAGGCGGACATTTCTGCTTCAATCATAATTTCAATCTTTTCAGCCGCTTCTTTTCTTGCTTCAAGATTGTCATCAACGACGTTTTGGAGATCGTCAATATCATAAAGAAATACATTTTCCAATTCCGCAATGCCCGGGTCCAAATCTCTTGGCAACGCAATATCAACGAGAAACAGTGGTCTGCCTTTGCGCTTTTTCTGGATAGCTTGAACAGTCTCCTTTGTTAAAATGACTGAATCAGATCCTGTTGAACTCAGCAAAATATCTGCGTCGCAAAGCTGTTCATTCAATTGTTCAGCAGACTTTGCTTTACCTTTTAACGTATCAGCAAGTGACTGGGCTTTTGTCAAAGTCCGATTGACCACTGTAATGTTAGAAG
Protein-coding regions in this window:
- the hemA gene encoding glutamyl-tRNA reductase, producing MHLLKVGFNHKSAPLEIRERFMISEEMIDKAMVKLSEQKSILENVIISTCNRTEVYAVADQVHTGRYYIKRFLSEWLNVDKEELSPYLHITESDATIEHLFRVASGLDSMVLGETQILGQVKYAFLTAQENNTTGTIFNELFKQAITFAKKAHKETTIGEHAVSVSYAAVELAKKVFGDLEKKHVVINGAGKMGELAARNIHGSGASNITVVNRTLTKAQSLADTLKGKAKSAEQLNEQLCDADILLSSTGSDSVILTKETVQAIQKKRKGRPLFLVDIALPRDLDPGIAELENVFLYDIDDLQNVVDDNLEARKEAAEKIEIMIEAEMSAFNDWVQTLGVVPVISALRKKALTIQGETMKSIERKMPDLTAREKKVLNKHTKSIVNQLLKQPITEAKELAGNDNKEEALQQFIDIFGIEEIVQEERQRQAKTHHSAKETEGKVSAPVVKNVPAQ